One Candidatus Eremiobacterota bacterium genomic window carries:
- a CDS encoding zinc ribbon domain-containing protein, whose product MGEEALFELTRAPQLNEVITLARAVYEGEGIEDDLKKSIKTLNTFRREMRSFFRHQLKFQENTPTLMTQAPLIEKALEKLRTGLEEAYRYFSSHDREALVKGIAIMRESFAELFASIDSLKEEERNIPRYAESPLQNELMRVGYGVMRGTIKPEAFKERLAAVRQSIKAFYEGFDKMSPAPHEEAFFHEKRSEIKKALKEYFRGLEEAALYFADHSTEHIARGLERSKEASEMLVLLHRGLTESGAGPRTRPCIQCGGENEVTAKFCVHCNARLADFATGQSSSMEFRMDQEGMVKASAHADTEFTRDLQNTVLRARDGSLSSEGFLAELSRLEAKVLHARKEKARLTLPGDLKGDSPESLVLEEVNSAMEEGIGELLSGIGRMKLFAQAGDESALIFGLEEALSGADRLFQVQFLSESMKKAQPS is encoded by the coding sequence ATGGGAGAAGAAGCCCTCTTTGAACTCACAAGAGCTCCCCAGCTCAACGAGGTAATCACCCTTGCGCGGGCTGTCTATGAAGGTGAGGGCATCGAAGACGATCTCAAGAAGAGCATCAAGACCCTCAACACCTTCCGCCGCGAGATGAGGAGCTTTTTCCGCCACCAGCTCAAGTTCCAGGAGAACACCCCTACCCTCATGACCCAGGCTCCCCTTATTGAGAAGGCCCTTGAAAAGCTCCGGACAGGGCTTGAAGAGGCATACCGCTATTTTTCCTCTCACGACAGGGAGGCTCTTGTCAAGGGCATAGCCATCATGAGGGAGAGCTTTGCAGAGCTTTTCGCCTCCATCGACTCGCTCAAGGAAGAGGAGCGGAATATTCCCCGCTATGCTGAGTCGCCGCTGCAGAATGAGCTCATGCGGGTGGGATACGGCGTGATGAGGGGTACCATAAAGCCTGAAGCCTTTAAAGAGCGTCTTGCGGCCGTGCGGCAGTCAATAAAGGCATTCTATGAAGGATTTGATAAGATGTCCCCGGCGCCCCATGAGGAGGCCTTTTTCCACGAGAAGCGCTCTGAGATAAAGAAGGCTCTCAAGGAATATTTCAGGGGCCTCGAGGAGGCAGCCCTTTATTTCGCTGACCACAGCACGGAGCACATAGCCAGGGGCCTTGAAAGGTCGAAGGAAGCCTCTGAGATGCTTGTCCTTCTCCACCGCGGCCTTACGGAGTCCGGTGCGGGTCCCCGTACCCGGCCCTGCATTCAGTGCGGTGGTGAGAACGAGGTGACGGCAAAGTTCTGTGTGCACTGCAATGCCAGGCTTGCCGACTTCGCTACGGGACAGTCCTCAAGCATGGAGTTCCGCATGGACCAGGAGGGGATGGTAAAGGCTTCCGCCCATGCAGATACGGAGTTCACCAGAGATCTTCAGAATACCGTCTTGAGGGCAAGGGATGGCTCACTTTCCTCCGAAGGATTTCTTGCAGAACTCTCCAGGCTTGAGGCGAAGGTGCTCCATGCCAGGAAGGAGAAAGCCAGGCTCACCCTTCCTGGCGATCTCAAGGGTGACTCACCGGAATCACTGGTGCTTGAAGAGGTGAACTCCGCCATGGAAGAAGGAATTGGGGAGCTTCTTTCGGGGATTGGGCGTATGAAGCTTTTTGCCCAGGCGGGCGATGAAAGCGCCCTCATATTCGGGCTGGAAGAGGCCCTTTCTGGGGCAGACAGGCTCTTCCAGGTACAGTTTCTCTCGGAATCGATGAAAAAGGCGCAGCCTTCCTGA